The genome window AAACCAACAGGGAAGTCGTCGACTGGATGCATAAGCTCGTGCACGAAGGGGCGGAAATGAAGCTCGACAGCCGCGAAGTGCGCCCGGGCGACATCTTCTGCGCCATTCCCGGCACGAAGTCGGACGGCCGCGCCTTCATCCGCGTGGCGGCTGCCCGCGGCGCCGCCGGCGTGATCTATGAGGCCGACGGGACGCCCCAGGGCGAGCACTATCCGGTGGCTTCGCTTGCGGTCTCGCACCTTGCCTCGCGCCTCGGAGAAATTGCCGCGCTCTTTTACGGCGACGCCTCCGCCGGAATGACCGGCGTTGCCGTTACCGGCACGAACGGGAAGACGACGAGCACGTTCTGGCTCGGTCAGCTCCTCACGAAGCTGGGCGCCCCGGCCGCCGTGATCGGAACGGTGGGCGTCTTCTTCAATGGTAAAAAAATACCGGCGCCGCACCTGACGACGCCCGATGCCGTGACGCTCGAGAGCCTTTATGCAAGGCTCGCTCACGAGGGCGCAAAGGCCTTCGCCGTTGAGGCGAGCTCGGTCGGCCTCGAACAGGGGCGGCTCGCAGGCTCGCACTTCCGCGTCGGCATCTTTACGAATCTCTCCCGCGACCATCTGGACTATCACCACACGATGGAAGCTTATGCGGATGCGAAGGAAATCCTTTTCCGCTGGCCCGGCCTCGGTGCAGCGGTGCTGAATGCCGAAGACCCCTTGAGCGCGCGCTTCGCGGCAACGGCAAAGGCGCACGGCATTCCCGTCTGGACGACGGGACGCGAGGGAAAGGGTGAAGCGCTTCGCGAAGCCTCCGGGGCCGCGCATGCGCTCGACGCCTTCGATTGCCGCTCCACCGGCCGCGGGATGGCCTTCACGCTCCGGTTTGAGGGCGAAACCCGCGAGGTGCAGCTCCCTGCAGTGGGGCTCTTTAATGTCGAAAATGCCCTCGAAGTCATTGCCGCCATGCTGGCGCTCGGCTTTTCCCTGGATGATGTCGTTCGGGGCGTCGCAGCGCTCGAGCCTCCTCCCGGGCGCATGCAGCCCGTTTATTCGGAAGGAATGCCGCTCGGCGTCGTCGACTTCTGCCACACGCCCGATGCACTTCAGAAAGCGCTCGAGAGTCTCGCGCCCGGCGTGCATGCCCGGGGCGGAAAGCTCTGGACGGTATTCGGCTGCGGCGGCGACCGCGATCCGGGAAAGCGCCCCATCATGGGCGCCATTGCCGCGAAGCTTTCCGACCACGTCATCGTGACGAGCGACAATCCGCGAAGCGAGGATCCGGAAAGCATTGTTCGCGAGGTGGCTGCCGGCGCAGCTTGCGCCGAAAACGTCCGCATCGTGACGGATCGGCGCGAAGCCATTCATGAAGCGATTCTCGAGGCCGCGCCCGAAGATCTTGTCCTCGTTGCAGGGAAAGGCCACGAAAGCGAACAGATTCTGAAGGACGGACCGCACCATTTCCTGGATGCGGAAGTGGTGCGCGAAGCGCTCAATGAGCGCCGCACGCGCGAGCTTTAAGCCTCCGGCGGAGAGAAGAAATGGAAATGGATCATCCGGAAACGCTCGGTTGGCTCAAAGACGCGCTCGCAGGGGAAACCGTGGGCTTAAGGCTTCACCATCATCATCTTGAATGGTGCTGGAAGCGGATCACAACCGATTCCCGCGAAGCGGGCGAAGGCGACGTCTTCGTCGCCATTCCCGGCGAGCGCTTTGACGGCCACGACTATGCAAGGAAGGCTTCCGAAGCGGGCGCCGTCTGTCTGGTGGTCGAGCACGAAATTCATGGCGCGGATGCCGCACAGATCATTGTGAGGAACGCGCGGCGCGCGCTCGCGAGGATTGCGCGCGCCTGGCGCGCCCGCTTCTCCTGCAATCTCACCGCAGTGGGCGGCAGCAACGGCAAAACCACCACCACTCAGATGGTGGCGGCTGTTCTGCGCGCACGCTGGGGTGCGGACGAGATGCTTGCGACCGAAGGAAACTTCAATAACGACATCGGCGTCTCCCATACGCTCATGGGGTTGAGGTTCCGCCACCGCGCTGCAGTGGTGGAGGCCGGCATGAATCACCGGGGCGAAATGGCCGTGCTCGCCGACATGATCCGACCGACGGTGGCGGTTCTCACCAATGCGCAGCGCGAACATCAGGCGTTCCTTGAAACCGTCGCTGAAACGGCAAGTGAAAACGGGCTCCTCATCGCAGCGCTTCCCGAGACCGGCCATGCCGTTTTTCCGGCGGACGACCCTTGCTCGGATGTCTGGGCCTCGCTCGCGCTCGCCCGCGGGGTGAAGACCTTCACGTTTTCCTTTGATTCCCATATCCCCGCCGACCTCATGTGCACGCTGGACGCCGATGGCGTGCTCGCGCTGAGAGGAGAGAAGGCAGACTTCCGGATCGCGCTCAGGATTGCGGGCCTCCACAATGCGAGGAATGCCGCCGCAGCAGCGGCCGCGGCGCTCATTCAGGACATTGATCCGGAAATCATTCGCAAGGCGCTTGAAAGCTTTGAGGCGCTTCCCGGGCGCGGCGCCCGCATGCGGACTGCGGACCGCTTCGGCGGGGCGACGCTTGTCGACGACGCCTACAACTGCAACCCCGACAGCGCGATTGCTTCTCTCAGAATGCTCTCCCGCGAAAAATCGCCCCGGATCTTCATCTTCGGCGACATGGCGGAGCTCGGGCCCTCGAGCGAAAAGTGGCATGCCGAAGTCGGGAGCGAAGCGAAGCGCCTCGGCATTGATTATTTCTGGACGGCGGGCGACAAGGCGCGCGCGGGCGCGCTTGCCTTCGGGGTCGACGGCACCCGGTGCCGGGCTTTCCGCGACCGCGACGAGCTGATTGCAGCGCTCGCGGAACTCCCGGCAGCGGGCGGCACCATCGTCGTCAAGGCGAGCAACAGCGCGGGGTTCGCGAAGATCGTGGACGTCCTGAAGGGCAAGTGACTTCGCTCCCACGCGGGAAAAGAATTTACAGACACTAAATTAACCTATCGCATTGGAATCATGCTTCTTGAACTTTTCCGCTCGCTCTCATCGAGCTGGTCGGGCTTCGGCATCTTCAACTATCTGACGCTGCGCGCGCTCCTTGCCTGCTTTACGGCGCTTGTGATCGGCTTCGCATTCGGTCCCTGGATGATCCGGGAACTGAAGAAGCTCCATTTCGGACAGGCCGTGCGCACGAACGGGCCGCAGTCGCATCTCGTGAAGGACGGGACGCCCACCATGGGCGGCGCCCTCATTCTCTTCGGCATCACGGTGTCGACGCTTCTCTGGGCGGACCTTTCGAACCGCTTCATCTGGGTCGTGCTCTTCGTCACCCTCGGCTACGGCGCGATCGGCTGGATCGACGACTACCGCAAGGTCGTGCATCACAACCCCCGGGGAATGAGCGCGAAGGAGAAATTCGGCTGGCAGTCCGTGATCGGGCTGATCGCGGCCTTCTACCTCGCGCTTGCGCTTTCGGTCGAGCCGGGCGGCACCTTCGCCGAGGCGCTCTCGAAGTGGTACGACGCCCGCTTCCCGCTTGACCTCACGCCCAATATTCACCTTCTGATCCCGTGCTTCAAGGACATTGCGCTTCCCTTCGGGCTGATCGGCTTCATGGTCTTCACGTACGTCGTGATCGTGGGCTCGAGCAATGCAGTCAATCTTACGGACGGTCTTGACGGGCTTGCCATTCTTCCGACCGTGCTGGTCGGCATGGCCTTGGGCGTCTTCGCCTATGTGGTGGGGCGTCCCGACTTTTCGTCCTATCTCATCTTCCCCTACATCCCGGGCGCCGGAGAACTCGTCGTCATTGCGGGGGCGCTCGCAGGCGCCGGGCTCGCCTTCCTCTGGTTCAATGCGCATCCGGCGCAGGTCTTCATGGGCGACGTCGGCGCGCTGGCGCTGGGCGGCTGCCTCGGAACGATGGCGGTGATTGCCCGTCAGGAGCTGGTGCTTGCAGTGATGGGCGGCGTCTTTGTGGCGGAAACGCTTTCCGTCATGATTCAGACCACCTACTTCCGGCTTTCGCACGGCAAGCGCGTCTTCCTGATGGCTCCCATTCATCACCACTTTGAATTGAAGGGCTGGAAGGAAACGCAGGTGGTGACCCGCTTCTGGATCATTACCTTCATTCTTGTCCTGATCGGACTTTCCACGCTCAAAATCCGCTGATTCGATTTTTTTCCAAAGAGACGCATCATGTTCGATTGTTCCGACGAGGCCTATCTGAGGCTTGACGCCGCAAACGGGAACGGCCGCCGCGCGCTTGTCGCGGGGCTCGGCGCCTCCGGGCGCGCTTCGGCCGACTATCTTCTGAGGCGCGGCTGGCAGGTTTCGGCCTGCGACTCGCGAGACAAGGTGCCGGGGCTCGAAGGGTTTCTCTCCGCGCATCCGGAGCTCGCGGTCGCGCTCGGGGGCATTCCGCAGTCTCTCCCTCAAGGCATCGACCTCGTCGTCATGTCGCCCGGCATTTCGCCGTGGTTCGGTCCCGCGGCGGCGCTCTGCGCTGCCGCCAGAAGCGCAGGCGTTCCGGTGGCAGGCGAAATCGAACTCTTTGCCGGGGAACTCGCGCACCTCCGGGCGGCCTCAGGCTACTCGCCGAAGGTGATCGGGATTACCGGCACGAACGGCAAGACGACCACGACGAGCCTCACGGCAAAAATCGGCGAAGCGGCAGGTCTTAAAACGATCGCAGCCGGGAACATCGGTCCCAATGCCGTGACGGAGCTTCTGAAGGCAGAGGATGCCGGTTCGCTCCCCGATCTCTGGGTGCTTGAGCTTTCGAGCTTTCAGCTCGATACGACGCATACCCTCCGGTGCGACGCCGCGGCGCTTCTCAACATCACGGAAGACCACATCAACTGGCATGGATCCATGGAAGCCTATGCGGCTGCGAAGGCAAGAATCTTCGCGCCCGATACCGTCCGGGTCGGGAACCGCGAGGATCAGCTCGCGCTCGAGTGGACGAAAAAGGGACTCCGGAATCCGTCGCTTTTGAGAACGTTCGGCGCATCCAAACCCGCTCAGCCCGGGGAATTCGGGCTTGAGATGGCGGCGCACGCTTCTCAGGGACTCTGGCTCTCCTCGATGGACGAAATGGAGGTGGAGATCCTCTATCTTCCGGAATCGGAACTCCTGATCCGCGGGCGCCACAACGCCATGAATGCGCTTGCGGCGCTCGCGCTCACGGGCGCGGTCGGCGTGAGTCAGCAGGCGGCGATTGGAACGCTGAGAACCTATAAGGGAGAGCCCCACCGCGTGGAGCTCGTGCGTACGGTAAAGGGACGCGACTTCATCGACGACTCGAAAGGCACCAATGTCGGCGCCGTGGCGGCCGCCGTCACGGGGCTCGCGGCGCAGGGAAGACGCATCCTCATTCTCCTCGGGGGCGACGGCAAGGGGCAGGACTTTGCGCCTTTGGCCGATGTTCTCAAGGGCCGCGCCGTGCGCGCAGCCCTGATCGGCAAGGACGCCGATGAAATCGGTCGGGCGACCGAAGCCGCAGGCGTTCCGTCGGAAAAATTCCCGACGCTTGAAGATGCCGTCGACTGGCTCTGGAAGGAGAGCAGCGAGGGCGACATCATTCTGCTTTCGCCCGCCTGCGCCTCCTGGGACATGTTCCGCGACTATGCGGAAAGAAGCGAACACTTTAAGAATGCGGCGGCGCGGATTGCCGAGCGCGAGGAGTGTGAAGCGTGACGCGCTTTGAGGAGTTCGACGACTTTCGCCTCTCCGCTCCCGGCCTTGACTGGGAGACGCTCTTTTGCGTTGCGGCGCTTCTGGCCTTCGGGACGGTGATGGTCTTTTCGGCCACCTCGTCCTCAGGGGGCGGGGATGCGCTCGCTGCCGCCAATACCGGGGAGCTCAAGCGCCACCTGGCGAGCATCGGTCTCGCCGCGGCAGCTGCGCTGGTGGTCTACCGGGTGCCGCTCTCCTTCTGGTTCCGCTGGTCGGGCATCATCGGCGTTTTATGCGTCCTCCTCCTTTGCGCCGTTTTTCTGCCTGTTGTGGGCAAAAGCGTCAACGGCGCGCGGCGCTGGATTCAGATCGCAGGCCTCTCGATTCAGGCGTCGGAGCTCGTGAAGGTGGGGGCGCTCATTTTTGCCGCCGCCTTTACGGTGAAGCGTCAGGAATTCATGCACTCCTTCTCGCGGGGCTTTGCGCCGATTGCGTTCCCGATGGTCGTCGTTGCCTTTCTTCTGATGCAGCAGCCCGACCTCGGCGCAACGGCAGTGGTTGCGGCGGAAATCATGGGGGTGCTCTTTCTGGGCGGCCTCTCCATGAACATCTTCCTTTCGGTGGGTGCGGTCGTCATCGCTTTCGTCGGCTTCATGATCTACATGACGCCCTGGAGGCTCTCGCGCGTGCTTGCCTACCTCGATCCCTGGAGCGAGGAATACGTGCTCGGGCAGTCCTATCAGCTTTCGCACTCCCTGATCGCTTTCGGCCGCGGGGAACTCTTCGGCGTGGGACTGGGCGGGTCGGTGGAAAAACTTAATTACCTTCCCGAGGCCCATACGGACTTCATCATGGCCGTGATTGCCGAAGAGACGGGTTTTGCCGGTGTTATCCTTGTCCTTTTCATTTTTTACTGGCTCATTCGCCGGGCGTTTGAAATCGGACGCCAGGCAATCAAGCTTGAGCGCTACTTCGCGGGGCTTCTCGCGCAGGGCGTTGGGCTTTGGTACGGCGTGCAGGTGATCATCAACGTGGGCGTGGCCTCGGGGGCGCTGCCGACGAAGGGGCTGACGCTTCCTTTCGTGAGCTTCGGAGGTTCGGCGCTTCTTTCCTCGATGATCGCCATTGGACTCCTTCTGCGCGTCGACCGTGAAAACAAAATTCTGATGCGTGGAGGTCAGGTGTGACGACGGAAAAAAATACAAATAAGGAACGCGTTCTCGTTATCGCCGCCGCCGGTACGGGCGGGCACGTGATGCCCGGTCTTGCCGTGGCGCGCGTAATGAAGGAGCGCGGCTGGAGAATCGTCTGGATCGGCACGACGACGGGCATGGAAGGCGGGCTCGTTGAGCGCGAGGGAATCGAATTCCATGCGCTCAACTTCCAGGGCGTGCGCGGCAAGGGTCTTGCCGGAGCCGTCAAGGGCGGCATCAAGATGCTTAAAGCCATCTGGGAGAGCCGCGCGCTTCTTAAAAAAATCAAACCCGACCTTGTCTTTTCAACGGGTGGCTACGTCGCCGTGCCCGTGGGTTTCGCCGCACAGAATCTGAAGCGCCCGATTGTTCTCATGAACTGCGACGCCGATCTCCTCATGTCCACCAATACGCTCATGCCCTTTACGAGCGCGCTCGCCTGCGGGTTTGCGGGCGGCGCCCGTACGTTTGCCGGGGCGAAGGGGCATACCACCGGGAACCCCGTGCGCGCGGAAATTGCGGCGCTCCCCGCCCCTGCGGAGCGCCTCGCGGGCCGCTTCGGGCCGCTGCGCCTTTTTGTTTTCGGCGGCAGCCTCGGCGCTCAGGTGCTGAACGACGTTCTGCCTGAAGCGATTGCGAAGATTCCTCCGGAAAATCGCCCGATCGTGCTCCATCAGACCGGACGCAGCCGGGATGAAGCCGTGCGCGAGCACTATGCGCGCTTGGGCGTTCAGGCCGAAGTGGTGCCCTTCATCGACGATATGGGGGCGCGCTACCGCGAGAGCGATCTGGTCATCTGCCGCTCCGGGGCAACGAGCTGCTCGGAACTCTGCGCTGCGGGCGCAGCGGCCGTCCTTGTTCCCTTCATTGCGAAGACGACACGCCACCAGCTCGGCAACGCCAGATATCTTGCCGACAGGGGCGCCGCCTGGCTCGTCGAGCAGCCGCAGTTCACGGCCGATCACGTGGCCGAACTCATTGCCGGCATGACCCGCGAAAAGATTCTTCCGGTGGCTGAAGCCGCCCGCAGCATTGCGGTTCCTGATGCCGCCAAAAATGTCGCCGACCTGATCGAGGAGACGCTTGCCGCGCGCGAAGGCGCAAAGCATTGACCGGGCAGAGGCGCTCCCCCAAGGTCGCGGATAAAAAACATCAAAGGAAAGAATGTGAAGTTTCTCGTTAATCACCTCCACTTCGTCGGCATCGGCGGCGCGGGCATGAGCGGCATCGCTGAGGTGCTCCTCAATCTCGGCTACGTCATCAGCGGTTCGGACATTGCCCGGACGGCCGTCACCGAGCGCCTGCAGGAGCTCGGCGCCCGCATCTATCTCGGGCACGACAAGAAGCACATCCGCGGTGCGGATGCGGTTATTGTTTCCTCGGCCGTGAAGGCCGACAATCCGGAAGTGGTCGCCGCCCGCGAGCTCGGCATCCCGGTGGTGCCGCGTGCGGTGATGCTCGCCGAGCTGATGCGCCTGAGGCGCGGCATCGCAATAGCGGGCGCGCACGGGAAGACCACCACGACGTCGCTTACCGCCTCGCTCCTCGCAGCGGGCGGTCTCGATCCCACCTTCGTGATCGGCGGAAAATTGAATTCCGCGGGCGCGAATGCGCGTCTTGGAACGGGTGAATTCCTCGTTGCGGAAGCCGATGAATCTGACGCCTCTTTCCTCAACCTCACGCCCGTGATCTCAGCGGTCACCAATATCGACGAAGATCACATGGATACCTACGGGCATGATTTCGAACGCCTGAAGAGCGCCTTCGTCGACTTTCTCGAGCGCCTTCCCTTCTACGGCGTTGCGGTTCTCTGCATGGACGACCCCAACGTACGCGAAATCCGGCCGCGGGTCACCAAGCCCGTGATCGGCTACGGGCTTTCCCCGGAAGCCAACGTGCGCGCGATCGATGTCGAGGCGGCGGGCACGCAGATGCGCTTTACGGTGCTCCGGCCCGACCATCCGCCGCTTCCGGTCACGCTCAATCTTCCGGGCGTGCACAACGTGAGAAATGCGCTCGCGGCCATCGCGATCGCAACCCTCGCGGGCGTGAAGGACGCCGATATCGTGAAGGGGCTCCTCGAATTCCGCGGCGTCGGCAGGCGCTTTGCTCAGTACGGCGACATTCCGATCCGGGATGCCGAAGGGAAAATCACGGGGAGCTTCACGTTGATCGACGATTACGGTCATCATCCGCACGAAATGGCGGCGACGCTCGCTGCCGTGCGCGGCGCGTTCCCGGGCCGCCGCATCATCGTTGCCTTCCAGCCCCATCGCTATACGCGCACGCGCGACTGCTTCGATGCGTTCGTGAAGGTTCTTGAGGATGTGGATGGACTCGTGCTCGCAAACGTCTACCCCGCGGGCGAGGATCCGATTGAGGGCGCGGACAGCGACCATCTCGCCCGGGCGATTGCCGCGCAAGGGTATCACGAGCCCGTCGTCGTCAATGTTGAGGATGTCCCTCAAAGCGTGCGCGCCATCGCAAGGGACGGCGACGTCGTGATCACGATGGGCGCAGGGTCGATCGGCAAGGCGGCGCCGAAGATTGCGGGGCTCGCCTGAGAAGAGAAAGGAGCAGGAGAAATCATGACCAGTATGTTGAATCGCGTGGTGGTGCTTCAGGGCGGCATTTCGTCTGAGCGCGAGGTGTCGTTGCTTTCGGGCAGGGGCGTTGCGGATGCGCTTCGCGCCAAGGGTCTCGATGTGGATGTCTGGGATCCGGCAACCGACAGCGTCGGGATGCTCGAGGAAGGCGGCTATGACGCAGCCTTCATCGCGCTTCACGGGAAGCTCGGCGAAGACGGATCCATCCAGGGGCTTCTCAATTGCCTGGGCCTCCCCTATACGGGACCGGGCGTTGTCGCCTCTGCAATTGCGATCGATAAGGAAATGACGAAGGCGATCTGGAGCGACGCCGGCATTCCCGTTCCTGCCGGCGCGCGGCTTTCCGCCCGTTCGAGCGATGCGGAGCTTCTATCCGCCATCGACGCTTTCGGAAAGACGGGCCTCGTGGTGAAGCCCGGGCACGACGGATCCTCGATCGGCGTGACGAAGATCCTCCCCGAAGCGCTTTCGCTCGAGAGCCTGCGCGAAGCCGTAAGGAATGCGGCCGCGTGCGATGCGGGCGAAGTGCTCGCCGAGGAATACATCCAGGGCCGCGAATTCACGGTTGCCGTGCTTGACGGCGAGGCGCTCCCCGTCATTGAAATCATTGCGCCGGAGGGAAGCTACGACTTCCAGAACAAGTACTACACCGACTCCGTTCGCTATGAATGTCCGGCGAAGCTCTCCGAAGCGGAATCGGCGGCGCTTCGCGCCGCCTGCGAAAAGGCCTTCCGGACGCTCGGCTGCCGCGGCTGGTCGCGCATCGACGCGATGCGCCGTCCCGAGGGCGGCTTTGCGCTTCTTGAGATCAATACCTCCCCGGGAATGACGCCGCACTCGCTCGTGCCGATGGCGGCCCGGAGCGTGGGGCTTGATTACGGCGAGCTCTGCCTGAAAGTGCTTGGGCTCGCTCAAACGGATTAATCAGGAACGCGCGGGACTGTGGAGGATCGCAAGAACACGCCGAGAAGCATCTCCTACAAGGGAGAGGCGCTCGAACAGATACCGCTCACCGGTGCGCCCAACGCGCCGGAGGGCGGCGCTCATCCTCAGGAAACGCGTTCGAGAAGCGTTGTCTGGATTCTTGCCGCCCTTCTTGCCGCCGCCGTGCTTGCGGTCGCGTATTTTCTGGCGCCCGCCGTGACGGGGCTCGACTACGTCAGGATCCACAGGCTAGAGATGAAGGGCGATACGGCCAAAGTGCCGCTCCCTCGCCTCAAGGAGGTGGTGGAGCCCGAGCTCGAGGGGAAGTCCTATTTCACGACGGATATTGCCGCCGTGCGGGCGGCTGCGGAAACCGTTCCCTGGGTGAAGCATGCATCCGTGCGGCGCATCTGGCCCGACAGAATAGAGATCGACATCACGGTCTACGAGGCCGTGGCGCAGCTCGAGGATGGTCGTCTCATCAGCATTGAGGGAAAGCTTTTTTCGGCCAATCCCGAGGAAGGCGCGGAAGCCGGAAATCTTCCGACCTTTTCCTGTGCGGCCGAGGATGTGCCGGAGCTTCTGAGGCGTTATCGACGCTTTACGTCGCTCTTCGGCGACCTGCCCTTCCGCATTACGGCGCTTTCGCTTTCGGACCGGGGAAGCTGGTCGCTCGTCATTCAGGGACCGAGGATTCCGCCTACCCGGGTGGAGCTCGGACGCGATACGGCGGGGTCTCCTGTGGAAGAGCGCGTGAGGCAGGTGGCGGCAGCCTATCCCAGGATGGAAGAGCTGCTGGGCGGGCCCCCGTCCTCCATCGACGCGCGCTATCGGCGCGCCATTGCCGCGGGCAAGGTGGACAGGAAGGCTCTTGAATCCTATCTGGAGGAAAATGCCCGGTCGGAGGAAAAAAAGGAGCCCGCAGCCGCGCCGCTCGAGAGCCCGGCAGCCGCCCCTTCAGGCGAACCCGATGCGCTGAGTCCGGAAAGCGCTCCGGATGCGGATGATTCCGCAGACAGCACGGAGCTTGAAGCACCGGAAAACCCCTCCACGGAACGTTCGGAAAAGCCATGAAGCAGCAGAAGGAAAATAAGGAATTTTTCGCCGCCCTTGATGTCGGCTCCGACAAGGTGCTCTGTCTGGTCGCCCGTCCCGGGGATGAACCGGAAATGCTGCGCGTGATCGGCATCGGCAATACGCCGTCGTCAGGCGTCAGGAACGGCTGCGTGGTGGACGTCACGGCCGCTGTGAGTTCGATCCGGCAGGCCGTGAGGGAAGCAGGCTTCACGGCGGGCGTTGAGATTTCGGGCGTCTGGGCGGCGATCGGCGGCCATACGCTCAAAAGCGCCAACTGCACGGGACAGGCGGTGCTGCGCGGGCGAGAAGTCACGCGCGAGGATGTCGAGCAGGCTGAACTGAATGCCCGGCAGTCCGCGCTTCGCGAGATGAAGGGCGAGAGCCTCCTGAAGCTCATTCCTCAGGGGTATCGCTGCGGCGACCTCGTGACCGACAAGCCCGTGGGACTTGTGGGCCAGAAGCTCGAGGCCGACGTGCATGCGCTCTACGGCTCGAGAACGAATGCCAACAACCTCAAGCACGCCATTCAGCGCGTGGGGCTCGAACTCATCAATTACGAACCTCACCCCTGGGCGGCCGCGCAGGCGGTGCTCTCGGAAACAGAGAAAACGTGCGGAACCGCCCTCATCGATATCGGAGCGGAGACGACCTCTCTCATCGTTTTTCGCGAGGGCCGGATTCTCTTTACGGATGTGCGTCCCTGGGGGGCGGAGCACTTCACGCGCGATCTTGCGATCGTTCTAGGCATCAGCCTTGAGGACGCCGAGGCGCTTAAGCTCCGTTCGGGCGAGTGCCGGCTTTCGCAGGTGCTCCCCGGAGAAATCGTGCAGATTGAAGTGCACGGGCGCACGACGCGTCCTTATGCGCGGGATCTTCTCGTGAAGACGCTTTCCTCACGCGTTCGGCAGTTTTTCGGCATCTACCGCAAGATGCTCGCCGACGCGGGCGTGCTCGACCAGATCGAGCTGGTGGTGTTGACAGGCGGAGGCGCCATGCTGCGGGGAATCGGAGAGGAGGCCAAGGCGATTCTCGACAAGCACGTGCGAATCGGAATTCCAGAGCGGGTTGAGGGCGAAAGCCCGCTCCTGCAGCGCTCGGACGCCGCCGTTGCGGCGGGGCTCGCGGTCTGCGCCTTGAGGGAGAGTCTCTCGGGACCCGAACGCGCGTTCGGCATGCGGCGAAGCATGAGCTTTCTCGGGGGACTCAAGACCTTTTTCCTCGGCGACTATTGAGAAAGATCCTCGCTTCAGACAGTTTTCCCCTAACGGACACACAGTTTTTTTTGAATGGCGGGAGGCTTCCCGCCATCCGCAGAATTCGTAGATAATTTGCAGACTTTTCCATCAGAGGTTGAAATGGCTTTCGAAGTTCTCCCTGAATTTGATCCGCTGAAAACCGTCATCAAGGTGATCGGCGTGGGCGGCGGCGGCGGCAATGCCGTCGAGCACATGATTACGCACGGCGCCAAGAGCATTGAGTTCATTGCGGCCAATACGGATCATCAGGCCCTGCAGCGCTCGAAGGCGCACGTCAATATTCAGCTCGGCAGCACCGGGCTCGGCGCGGGCGCCCGTCC of Sutterella faecalis contains these proteins:
- the murC gene encoding UDP-N-acetylmuramate--L-alanine ligase; the encoded protein is MKFLVNHLHFVGIGGAGMSGIAEVLLNLGYVISGSDIARTAVTERLQELGARIYLGHDKKHIRGADAVIVSSAVKADNPEVVAARELGIPVVPRAVMLAELMRLRRGIAIAGAHGKTTTTSLTASLLAAGGLDPTFVIGGKLNSAGANARLGTGEFLVAEADESDASFLNLTPVISAVTNIDEDHMDTYGHDFERLKSAFVDFLERLPFYGVAVLCMDDPNVREIRPRVTKPVIGYGLSPEANVRAIDVEAAGTQMRFTVLRPDHPPLPVTLNLPGVHNVRNALAAIAIATLAGVKDADIVKGLLEFRGVGRRFAQYGDIPIRDAEGKITGSFTLIDDYGHHPHEMAATLAAVRGAFPGRRIIVAFQPHRYTRTRDCFDAFVKVLEDVDGLVLANVYPAGEDPIEGADSDHLARAIAAQGYHEPVVVNVEDVPQSVRAIARDGDVVITMGAGSIGKAAPKIAGLA
- a CDS encoding D-alanine--D-alanine ligase; this encodes MTSMLNRVVVLQGGISSEREVSLLSGRGVADALRAKGLDVDVWDPATDSVGMLEEGGYDAAFIALHGKLGEDGSIQGLLNCLGLPYTGPGVVASAIAIDKEMTKAIWSDAGIPVPAGARLSARSSDAELLSAIDAFGKTGLVVKPGHDGSSIGVTKILPEALSLESLREAVRNAAACDAGEVLAEEYIQGREFTVAVLDGEALPVIEIIAPEGSYDFQNKYYTDSVRYECPAKLSEAESAALRAACEKAFRTLGCRGWSRIDAMRRPEGGFALLEINTSPGMTPHSLVPMAARSVGLDYGELCLKVLGLAQTD
- a CDS encoding cell division protein FtsQ/DivIB, encoding MEDRKNTPRSISYKGEALEQIPLTGAPNAPEGGAHPQETRSRSVVWILAALLAAAVLAVAYFLAPAVTGLDYVRIHRLEMKGDTAKVPLPRLKEVVEPELEGKSYFTTDIAAVRAAAETVPWVKHASVRRIWPDRIEIDITVYEAVAQLEDGRLISIEGKLFSANPEEGAEAGNLPTFSCAAEDVPELLRRYRRFTSLFGDLPFRITALSLSDRGSWSLVIQGPRIPPTRVELGRDTAGSPVEERVRQVAAAYPRMEELLGGPPSSIDARYRRAIAAGKVDRKALESYLEENARSEEKKEPAAAPLESPAAAPSGEPDALSPESAPDADDSADSTELEAPENPSTERSEKP
- the ftsA gene encoding cell division protein FtsA; translation: MKQQKENKEFFAALDVGSDKVLCLVARPGDEPEMLRVIGIGNTPSSGVRNGCVVDVTAAVSSIRQAVREAGFTAGVEISGVWAAIGGHTLKSANCTGQAVLRGREVTREDVEQAELNARQSALREMKGESLLKLIPQGYRCGDLVTDKPVGLVGQKLEADVHALYGSRTNANNLKHAIQRVGLELINYEPHPWAAAQAVLSETEKTCGTALIDIGAETTSLIVFREGRILFTDVRPWGAEHFTRDLAIVLGISLEDAEALKLRSGECRLSQVLPGEIVQIEVHGRTTRPYARDLLVKTLSSRVRQFFGIYRKMLADAGVLDQIELVVLTGGGAMLRGIGEEAKAILDKHVRIGIPERVEGESPLLQRSDAAVAAGLAVCALRESLSGPERAFGMRRSMSFLGGLKTFFLGDY